A stretch of Larus michahellis chromosome Z, bLarMic1.1, whole genome shotgun sequence DNA encodes these proteins:
- the MCCC2 gene encoding methylcrotonoyl-CoA carboxylase beta chain, mitochondrial, whose amino-acid sequence MLLLGPRRLLGPWRLLCRAAARPYHGEAVAAVGSRPDAGSTLYQENYERMKALVTELQEQAEKIRLGGGEKARKLHTSRGKLLPRERIDRLIDPGSPFLEFSQFAGYQLYGNEEVPAGGIITGIGRVSGVECLIVANDATVKGGTYYPITVKKHLRAQEIAMQNHLPCLYLVDSGGANLPRQAEVFPDRDHFGRIFYNQAVMSSQGIPQIAVVMGSCTAGGAYVPAMADESIIVRKQGTIFLGGPPLVKAATGEEVSSEDLGGADLHCRKSGVTDHYALDDSHALHLARKAVRSLNLRKKVDVTIEPSEEPLFPADEIYGIVGDQLKRNFDVKEVIARIVDGSKFDEFKALYGDTLITGFARIFGYPVGIIGNNGVLFSESAKKGTHFIQLCCQRNIPIVFLQNITGFMVGREYEAGGIAKDGAKMVTAVACANVPKITVIIGGSYGAGNYGMCGRAYSPRFLYVWPNARISVMGGEQAATVLATIAKDQKAREGKQLSEADEAALKEPIIRRFEEEGNPYYSSARLWDDGIIDPADTRLVLGLSLSAALNAPTKKTEFGVFRM is encoded by the exons ATGCTGCTGCTGGGCCCGCGGCGGCTGCTGGGCCCCTGGCGGTTGCTGTGCCGCGCCGCCGCCCGTCCCTACCATGgcgaggcggtggcggcggtgggcTCGCGTCCCGATGCGGGCTCCACGCTCTACCAG GAAAACTATGAACGAATGAAAGCACTGGTAACCGAACTCCAAGAGCAAGCAGAAAAAATCAGATTAG GAGGTGGAGAAAAAGCTCGTAAGCTTCACACATCAAGAGGAAAGCTGTTACCCAGAGAGAGAATTGACAGGCTTATTGATCCCGG GTCTCCCTTCTTGGAGTTCTCCCAGTTTGCAGGTTACCAGTTGTATGGTAATGAAGAGGTACCGGCAGGAGGCATTATCACAGGCATTGGACGAGTATCTGG ggtGGAATGCTTGATTGTCGCTAATGATGCAACTGTCAAAGGTGGTACCTATTATCCCATCACAGTTAAGAAACATTTACGTGCTCAAGAAATTGCAATGCAAAATCATCTCCCTTGCCTATATTTGG TTGATTCAGGAGGAGCAAATTTGCCTCGGCAAGCAGAAGTATTTCCAGATCGAGATCATTTTGGCCGTATTTTCTACAATCAAGCAGTCATGTCCTCACAAGGAATTCCACAG ATAGCAGTAGTAATGGGATCCTGTACAGCAGGAGGAGCGTACGTACCTGCAATGGCTGATGAAAGTATTATTGTTCGCAAACAGGGAACAATATTCTTGGGAGGGCCACCACTG GTTAAAGCAGCAACAGGTGAAGAGGTATCATCAGAGGATCTTGGAGGGGCAGATCTTCACTGCAG aaaatcTGGTGTAACAGATCATTATGCTTTGGATGACAGTCATGCACTTCATCTAGCAAGGAAGGCTGTAAGAAGTTTAAATCTCCGAAAGAAAGTAGAT GTGACTATAGAACCGTCAGAAGAGCCTTTATTTCCTGCTGATGAAATATATGGAATAGTTGGCGACCAGCTAAAAAGAAACTTTGATGTCAAAGAG gtcaTTGCTAGAATTGTAGATGGAAGTAAATTTGATGAATTCAAAGCCTTGTATGGGGATACTTTAATTACAG GATTTGCAAGAATATTTGGTTATCCAGTAGGAATTATTGGAAACAATGGGGTTCTTTTCTCAGAGTCAgcaaaaaag GGTACACATTTTATCCAGTTGTGTTGCCAGAGAAATATTCCGATTGTGTTTTTGCAGAATATTACAG GTTTCATGGTTGGTAGAGAATATGAAGCTGGTGGGATAGCAAAAGATGGTGCCAAGATGGTAACTGCTGTGGCTTGTGCCAATGTGCCTAAAATAACCGTGATTATTGGAGGTTCTTATGGAGCTGGAAACTATGGGATGTGTGGAAGAGCGTATAG TCCAAGATTTCTTTACGTGTGGCCAAATGCTCGCATATCAGTGATGGGAGGGGAACAAGCTGCAACTGTTCTCGCTACAATAGCTAAGGACCAAAAAGCAAGGGAGGGAAAACAG TTATCAGAGGCAGATGAAGCAGCTTTGAAGGAGCCCATCATTAGGAGGTTTGAGGAGGAAGGAAACCCTTATTATTCCAGTGCCAG